The genomic stretch TTGTCGCAGGGCGCGAATGCGGCGCCATTCAGACTGCATTCGTAGCGAACCTCCTCTTCATCGGAGCCGAACAAGAACACGGAGCGCGACGAGTGGTCGAACAAGCCAGGCTTGTTGATGATGCTCGTCTCGGGCCGCTTGGAGTCGACCAACCAGGTATGGGTGGCAGGCGTCGGATCCAGATTGCCAGCAAGGTCGCGGGCGCGAACGCTGAGGAGATAGGTACCATCCTGGGGAACCATGACCTCGTAAGGCGTCGTGCAGTCCCGGTATTGCTCGTCATTGAGGCTGCACTGGAAGCCAGCGAAGTTCACCTCCTGCCGATGCTCAAACTCGAAAGTGACGGTCCGTTCGCGGCCCCGAGCAGGGGGCGCCCCGGTGATGGTGGTGTCCGGCGGCGTGACGTCCACGGTGAAGACGCGCGGCTCGGAGGCGTTCAGTGAGCCCGTGTTGGATGCCGGGTCCGTCAACGTGGCGCGAAGGGTGTACTGCCGCTCCTCCAACTGGAGGCCGCTCAGCTCCCAGGAGAGAGTGCCGCTCGTCGCCGCCTGCCCGACGTTCAGTGCCCCCAGATACACCGTCACCGTCCCGGCCTCGGGGGCGGTTCCCCGGATGACAGGCGTGGTCGTGTTGACGTACGCCGTTATGGGCTCCGTGATGAGCGGTGGCCCCGGGGCAACCGTATCCACGGACCAGGTGTAGGAGGCACCCGTCTCATCCCGGTCTCCGTTGTCCTGGTCCACGGCGTGGACATTCAGCGTGTGCCGTCCATCCGATACGTTGAAGGGGTGCTCAGTCTCCCGATCCTCTGGATCTGGCGTGATGGAGCCACAGTCGACTTCGGTCTGGTCATCCAGTTTGCACCGGAACGCCACATGCCCCTTGTTCGACGTGAAGACAAACCTGGCCACCGACTCGTTGGTGAGCTGCGGTGGCCGCGCCCTGATCTCAGTGATGACAGGACCGGAGTCGACCCGCCAGACATGCGTTGCGGGCGTGTCGTCCACGTTTCCCGCCGTGTCCACGGCGCGAATGAGCATCTTGTGCACCCCGTCGTCGACCTGGAACTCGACGCCAGAGACGCACCTCTCGAAGGGGTCTCCATCCAGGCTGCACTCGTAATAGTCGACATCCGAGTCCTGAGGTGACGCAAAGCCAAACGTCGCGACCAGGTCACTCGTCAATTCCGCAGGCGCCTGCGTAAACACCGTGTTGGGAGGGGTCACGTCCACACGCCACAAATGGCTGGCCGGCGACGCGTCACTGTTTCCCGCCCGGTCGACCGCCCTGACGTGAAGCTGGTAGGTGGTGCCATTGACGAGGTCGTTGATGACATGGGCAGAGGGACACGTCTGCCAGGTTCCCGTGGTGGACTCGGGCTCCGTCGTGTCCAGCCTGCATTCGAAACGGACTACGTCCGTCGCGGAGGAGGTGAAGCCAAATGCCGCCGAGCGGGAGTTGTTCGGGTTCCGCGGGGGGACCGGAGACGTGAGACTGATGGCGGTATCTGGCGCGGCCGTATCCACCACCCACATATGCATCACGGGCGTCGGGTCCACGTTGCCCGCTTCATCCACCGCCCTCACCTGCAACGCGTGCGTCCCGTCCGCCGGCGGAGTGACAGGCGTGAAGGGCGAGGTGCACGTCGCGAAGGGCGCCGAGTCCAGGCTGCACTCGAAGCGCACCACGTCCGTGTCGTCGCTACTGAATGCGAACGGCACGTTCTGTGACGTCACCTCCGGCAACGCAGCGGTGAACTCCGTGTCGGGCGCCACCAGGTCCACCGTCCACGAGTGCGGGACGTCCGTCCCCCGATTTTCGGCACGGTCCACCGCGCGTACCAACAACGTGTAGCGCGAGCCATGCGTCAGGTTCGAATAGAGCTTCGAGGCGGGGCACGTAGCCCACGTGCCAGTCGTCGAACTGCCCGTCGCGGGCACCTCCGCCAGTTGGCATTCGAAGCGCACGACATCCGCGGCCGTCGAATCGAAGTCGAAGCCCGCCGTCGCCTGGTTGCTGGGGTCCGGCGGGCCCAGTCGAATCGTCGCCGGAGGCCCGTCCGTGTCCACCACCCAGGTATGCATCGCGGGCGTCGGGTCCACGTTGCCCGCTTCATCCACCGCCCTCACCTGCAACGCGTGCGTCCCGTCCGCCGGCGGAGTGACAGGCGTGAAGGGCGAGGTGCACGTCGCGAAGGGCGCCGAATCCAGGCTGCACTCGAAGCGCACCACGTCCGTGTCGTCGCTGCCGAATGCGAACGGCACGTTCTGTGACGTCACCTCTGGCAACGCAGCGGTGAACTCCGTGTCGGGCGCCACCAGGTCCACCGTCCACGAGTGCGTGTCCTCCGTCCCCGGATTGTCGGCACGGTCCACCGCGCGTACCAACAACGTGTAGCGCGAGCCATGCGTCAGGTTCGAATAGAGCTTCGAGGCGGGGCATGTAGCCCACGTGCCAGTCGTCGAACTGCCCGTCGCGGGCACCTCCGCCAGTTGGCATTCGAAGCGCACGACATCCGCAGCCGTCGAATCGAAGTCGAAGCCCGCCGTCGCCTGGTTGCTGGGGTCCGGCGGGCCCAGTCGAATCGTCGCCGGAGGCCCGTCCGTGTCCACCACCCAGGTATGCATCGCGGGCGTCGGGTCCACGTTGCCCGCTTCATCCACCGCCCTCACCTGCAACGTGTGCGTCCCGTCCGCCGGCGGAGTGACAGGCGTGAAGGGCGAGGTGCACGTCGCGAAGGGCGCCGAGTCCAGGCTGCACTCGAAGCGCACCACGTCCGTGTCGTCGCTACCGAATGCGAACGGCACGTTCTGTGACGTCACCTCCGGCAACGCAGCGGTGAACTCCGTGTCGGGCGCCACCAGGTCCACCGTCCACGGGTGCGTATCCTCGGGACTTTGATTCCCGGCACGGTCCACCGCGCGCACCTCCAACGTGTAGCCGTGCCCGTGCAGGAGCCCGGACAGGACATGGTTCGCCGGGCACGTCGCCCACGCGCCGTATTCCGGGTCTTCCTCGGGAGGAACCGCCACGCCCAGTCTGCACTCGAAGCGGTCCAAATCACTGGCATTCGAATCAAAACCAAACGCAGCAATGTCCAAATGAGACATGGACACAGGAGGCGCTGGATTCGTCGAGCGAATGCTCACATCCGGTGAGTCGTGGTCCACCACGAATTCAATGACGGCGGGCGTCGGGTCCTCGTTCGTCGCGGCATCGATCGCCCTCGCCTCGAACCGGTAGGTGCCGCCGGCCGCTGAGATGTCATGACTGGAAACGGACGTGCAGGGGCTGAAGGCTGGCGTGGGCTGAGAAGGCCGCGTGAGCCGGCACTGCAGCGTGCAGGGGAGGGTCGCCGCGTTATCGCATCGCTGGCCCTCTGCCTCATCTCCTTCGACGGTGAAGGTGATTTCATCGGCATTGGTCGGAAACGACAGGCTCGTAGAGGCGCGTGTATCCGGTGGGCGGGTGTCCACGGTGACAGGCAAATCCGTGCAGTAACTCCCCTGCAAACCCTGGCGCTCCACGGCCGCCTTCAGCGTGTTGCTCCCCTCTTGAAGCGGGACGTTCACGGCGTATGTGCCATTCGCACCGATGACGGTGCGCACCACGAACTCCTGCACCGAGGCCTGGCCGGGGCGGTTCCGATAGATCAATAGCCCGGCCCCAGGCGCTCCGGTTCCTGTCACCAGCGGAGACGAGGTCTTCACCAGTGCGTTCGCGATGGTCAGCTCCGGCGCGGCAATCGTCTCGGGCATACCGCCCACCAGGAAGGTGACCGAGCCGACGTAGGGAGGGAGCCGGATGGACGATGCAGGAGGCATCGCCCCCCGAGCCACCGGCGCCTCGCCATCGTCCGAGGTCAGCCCCGCCACGCCACTGTCGACCGAGATGGGACAGGTCGACGAAGCGCCCGCCTGAAGCAGGACACGTCCACCACCGCCGCCACCGCCCGGGCCCGCGGCGTTCACCGTCCCCGACTGCACACTATCGACATCACCTCCGTTGCCACCGTTCGCCACGATAGCGGTGGTGCTGCAGGTCTCCGTCAAGCGGACGGAGATGGAGCCACCCGCCCCACCACCGCCGCCACTGTCCGAACTCTCGGCGGCGGACGCGCCAGACGCATCGACCCGGCCACCTGACAGGCTGGCCGCGCGAAGGAAGACAATCCCGCCTCCCCGTCCACCGTTGGGAGCCGGAGCGGTCGCCGTGTGTCCCTGACCGCTGCCGCCTCCACCGCCGAACGTCAGGTGGTCGAGCGGTGAATAGCTCAGAGACGTGCCACCACGCCCGCCCATGCTCCGGCTGCCGTCCATCGACCTGCCCCCCAATCCGCCCATACCCGCGTTGCCGCCACCACCGCCGCCAGACTGTTTGCACACGCCGCCGCCGCCGCCATGGGTGAAGTTCCTGAGGCCTCGAAGGGCCCCGGCCCCGGTGTAGCGCGTGGTCGACAGCCCCTCCCCCTTCATCCCTAGCCGGAAGTCCCCGGCCCCGTCATCGGTTCGGTCACACCCCTCCGCAGGGTCGTCTTCGACTTCTTCACGCGTGAACACGCCGCCACGGAATCCGGCCGACGCGGCGCTGATGACGCCCGTGCCATTGAGTTGGATGCCCTCTTGAGCCAGGAACGCCACGACGCCGCCCGACGCGCCATCCCAAGGCAACGCCTCGATACGCGCGCCGTCCGCGACGGTGACGGAGGTGTACTGGGGAACGAGAATGACCTGTGTGGCGTCAGGAGCGTAGCTGTACTTGAGCGGCTGTGACAGCACCAGCGCCCCCGTGGTGCTGTTGAAGCCCGTAATCGTTCCCAACTCCCACCGGCCCACCGCGCTGTTCCCCAACTCGAGCGTGTCCTGCTCGAACGCCTCATCGGGGACCTCGGTCGGGGTGATGCCCGTTGTCTGGAGCACCATCACCAATCGGTCGTTGGCGAAGTTGGAGGCAGCGTTGCCCTGGCGCCGGTTGCCCAGCATCAGTTGAGGACGCCCCTCGCTCGTTGTCGTGATGGCAATCACCGGGGCGTAGGTATTGACCTGCACCTCCGTGGGCTGGTTCTGGGCGGACGGGACCGTCAAGCCATCGCTGCCCAATCCCAGGAAGAACGTGTCCGGCCCAGCCACCGCGACAATGGCGCTCAACAACACGCCCGCCGCGAGCGCCGCCTTGAGCCCCGTGCCCTTCATCAAGACGCCCCTCTTTGGATGGCCCATGGCTTAGCGACGGGGGGTGCCCGTCTTCTCCTTTTCGGGAACCACCAGCAGGAACTCCACGCGGCGGTTGTTCTCGCGGCCGTTGGAGGTCGCATTGCTATCGATGGGGCGGTCCTGGCCAAAGCCCACGGACTGCAGCCGGCCCGGCTCCACGCCCTTGGTGATGAGGTACTGACGCACCGACTCCGCGCGGCCCTGCGACAGCCGGCGGTTCGCGTCCGGGAAGCCACGGTCATCCGTGTGCGCGCCCACGACGACGGACGGAATCTCCGGGTGCTCATTGATGACCTTCGCCACCCAGTCCAACACTTCGAAGGAGCGGCTCTGCACGCGTGCCTGCGCGGGCTCGAAGAACACCTTGCCCATCACCACCAGGCGGTCCGGCCGCAGCTCCACCAGGGGAAGGACATGCAGCGGGCAGCCCAGGTTCTTCGCGTCGCCGGGCTCGTTGGCACAGCTGTCCACACGGTTGGGGACGCCGTCCTTGTCCGAATCCGACTCGGGGCAGCCATTGCGCTCCGCGGGCCCCGGCTCGCTGGGACACTCATCCTTGTCGTTGTCGATGCCGTCGCCGTCGGTGTCCCGAATCGGGCAACCGCGATTGTCCGCGGGTCCCGGGTCCGTGGGACAGCTGTCGATTTCGTCCGGGACCTCGTCCCTGTCCTCGTCGGGAGTGGGGCAGCCCTGCCGCGCCGCGGGTCCCGGCTCCAACGGGCAACCATCGAGCATGTCCTCGATGCCATCGCCGTCGGTGTCCTGCGCGGAGCAGCCGCTGCGCGCCACGTCACCCGCCACCAGGGGGCACTTGTCATCAGTGTTGCGCACGCCATCGCCGTCCTCGTCGAGGTCGGGGCACTCCACGACCTTCACCTCCGGCGGGAGTCCCATCTCGCACATGACGGACGACTCGCCCGGGCCGCGCGGCGGCGTCACCTGGCCGAAGGAACCGCCCACCATCAACCGGAACAGCGGCGTTCCCGGCGCGGAGCCCACGCCAATACCTACCAGCCCGAACACCTCCAAGGAGGAGTTGACCAGGTAGCGACCGCCCGGCAGCAGCTCCACGGAGGCGGGCTGGTTGGTCAGCGGCACCATGCCCCGCACGTTGAACTCCCACCGCGTCCGCCGCCCCGTGGTCGCGAGCGCCAGGCCCACCCGGAGCTCCTCGCCCACCTCGTCTTCGAGGTCGCCTTCCTTCTCCGTCAACAACAACCGGGGCCGCCGCGTGTACCCGACCTCCGCCCCCGCCCGGATGAAGCCGAAGTGGCGCCCCACCATCACCTTCGGCGAGAAGCGCAGCGAATCTCCATCCCGTGAGAACGCATCCCGTGAGCCCAACGGCAATCCCACGCCCAGCTCCACGGCGAGGTCCACGCCGCCATGCACTTCCTGCCGCAACAAGCCAAACCGCCCGCTCACCAGGGGCGTCGCCAGGGCCTGGCTCGCGGGCGCGGCGATGTTCCGCTCCTGCATGAGCAGGGTATCCCCACCTTGAAAGGCAACCAGCGGCACCTGGAGCCCGACCTGAAGCCAGGCCAACGGCGCATAGGCGGCGGCCAGATGCGCGGTGGCCCGATTCCCGACCACCGCCAGCTCACGGCCCGTGTCGACGAAGAGCAGCGGGTTGTGGGCGTAGTGCGCCAGGACGGTCGCGCGGTAATGTCCCTTGGGCAGGAGCTCACCGAGCCCCACGAGGAGCGAGCCTTCCGCCCCGGGGTTCAGCTCCAAGCGCTCCAGATCGAAACCGCGCTGGAGGGGCGATGCATCCTGCGCCCCGGCGGACAGGGACGTCAGCGCGAGTGCCAGCGCGAGCCCGCGGTGCAGGAGCTCTTTTCTTCTCATGGTTCTCCCCGAAGCCGTCTGGGTACCCCGGGAAGACCCGCAGTTTCAAGCCAGCCCCCCTTTTCCACTCTACACCGAAGTCCGACCTGGAATGGGGTGGCCCCAGCGTCAGCGCACGCCGGCAATGAAAATTTCGTGTCAGGCCCCCCTGGTACGCCAATTCGTGGCATGCTGCCGCACCACAAACGGGCCCAATCCTATGGACGAGGCCCCGCGCTGGGGGTCTGTGGATGATCGCGAACGCCGCCTTGAAAGCCAACCAGGCTGAGTTCGAGTTCCAGGCAGGGTCCTTCACCGCCGGGGAGCTGGCCGTCCTTGGCTTTGAAGCCGAGGAGACGCTGTCCCAGCCCTATGCGGTGGAGGTGGCACTGGCCGCCCGGCCGGACGTGGACGTGGATGAGAAGGCGCTGCTGGGTCAGGACGCCCGGCTCACCGTCATGCTCGGAGACGGCACCGCGCGCTTCTTCCACGGCATCGTGTCGCGCATGTCTCGGTGGGATGAAGGCAGCGGCCCCGAGCGTCGCCGCTACCGCGCCACCGTGGTGCCGCGGCTGTGGACGCTCCGCCACCGCCGCAAGAGCCGCATCTACCAGGAGATGACCGTCCCGGACATCGTCCACAAGGTGCTGGACGAGGCCAAGGTGGAGCACCGGCTGGCGCTCACCGGCGAGTACCCCAAGCGCGACTACTGCGTGCAGTACCGCGAGTCCGACCTCGACTTCGTGTCCCGCCTCCTGGAGGAAGAAGGCATCTTCTACTTCTTCGAGCACGGCGAGGACGCCCACATGATGGTGATTGGCGACGGCGCCTCCGCCAATCCCGCGATGCAGGGCGAATCCAAGCTCGTCTTCCGCGAGCGCAGCCAGATGGTCGCCTCGCAGGAGTACGTCCACGAGCTGGTCTCCCGCATGGAGGTGCAGCCCGGCGCCGTGGCCCTGCGCGACTACAACTTCCTGCGCCCCGCCCAGGACCTGGGCACCAGCTCCGAGGCGGAGAACGGAGAGGCCGCGCTCGAAATCTACGACTACCCCGGCCGCTATGAAGAGCCCGCGCCCGGCCGCAGCTTGGCGAAGGTGCGCCTGGAGGAGCTGCGCGCTCGGGCGGAGACGGTGACGGGCGCCAGCTACAGCCGCCGAATCTGCGTGGGCCACTCCTTCGAACTGGCGGAGCACCCGGACGAAGCCGCCAACCGCAAGTACCTGCCCGTCTCCGTGCGGCACCTGGGCCACCAGTCGGAGGCGCTGAGCATCGAGCAGGGCTCGCTGCGCAGCCGGGAGGACTACCGCAACGAGTTCCTCCTCCAGCCCGCGGAGGTGCCCTTCCGCCCGCCGCGCGTGACGCCCCGGCCGGTGATTCCCGGCGCGCAGACGGCCATCGTGGTGGGCCCCAGCGGTGAGGAGATCCACACCGACGAGCACGGCCGCATCAAGGTCCAGTTCCACTGGGACCGCGAGGGCAAGAACAACGACAAAAGCTCCTGCTGGATTCGCGTCAGCCAGGCCTGGGCGGGCCCGGGCTGGGGCGCCCTGTACCTGCCGCGCATCGGCCATGAGGTCGTCGTCGAGTTCCTCGAGGGCGACCCGGACCGGCCCATCGTCACCGGCAGCGTCTACAACGGGGCGAATCCGACGCCCATCGACCTGCCCGGCAACAAGACGCAGAGCACGCTGCGCTCCAGCTCCAGCCCCGGCGGCGCGGGCTCCAATGAGCTGCGCTTCGAGGACGCGGCCGGCAGCGAGCTCGTCTATCTGCACGCGCAGAAGGACTTCAACATCGTCGTGGAGAACGACAAGACGCAGGAGGTCCGCGGCAACGAGACGTTGCTGGTGCGCAAGGACCGCTCCCGCGTCATCGAGGGCAACCAGGCCCTGCTGGTGAAGAAGAACGACGACAGCACCGTCACCGGCAACCAGACGCTGGCCGTCACGCAGAACCGCTCCACCACCGTGGGCGGCAATCACACCGAAGCGGTGGCCGGGGACCAGTCCATCAGCGTCAGCGGCAACCAGGCCCTCACGGTGGCCATGGCCTCCGCGGAGACGGTGGCCCTGGGGAAGATGCTCAACGTGGGCGGCGCGCTCGCCGTCACCGTGGGCGCCGCCTTCAACGAACTGGTGGGCGGCCTCAAGTCCGAACAGGTGGGCGGCGCCAAGGTGGAGGTCGTCGGCGCCAAGAAGTCCGAGACGGTCAAGGGCGCCCGCACGCTCCAGGTGGGCGGGGACCTCTCCGAAGAGGTGGGTAAGTCCCGCACGCTCAAGGTAGACAAGGACATGCTGGTCAGCGTGGCCGGCAAGGTGAACCACGCCGCCAAGGACGCCTACACACTGTCCGCCAAGGAAATCTCACTGGTTGCCCAGGAGCAGTTCACCCTCAAGGTCGGCTCCGCCACGCTCCAGGTGAAGAAGAACGGGGACGTGGTCATCAAGGGCGCCAAGATCGAGGTCACCGCGTCGGGCGACGTCGTCATCAAGGGCTCCAAGATTTCCGAGAACTAGGAGCAAACAGGGAACCGCCATCTGGGGGGTGGCTTGAATCCTGTCCGTCCTGTCTGGCAGTTTACGCTTCGCACGGAAGTTGTAAGGACCCGTGCGCTCTTTCAAGGAATGCGAATCTTGGCGCTAGGACACACAGGCGCCGGTCGGGTGAAGCGTGCCGGCCGGAACCTTCGGTGGGGTGTGGTCATCGCGCTCGCGGCCGCCTTGAGCGGGAGCGCGGGCTGCGTAAAGCGTGTGCCCCAGGCGTGTGAGACGCCGCCGCCGTTCCAGGTGGTGGTGGATGCGTCGGAGCAGCTCAATCCTGACGCGCGCGGGCGCTCGCTGCCCACCGTGGTGCAGATTGTCCAGCTCAAGGACAGCGTCCGGCTGGAGCGCGCGGGCTTCAAGGACATGTGGGGCAAGCCGGAGGAGTTCCTCAAGGAGGACCTGCTCCAGGTGGCCGAGCTGGTGATTCCGCCCGGCCGCCAGGTGAAGCGCTGGGTGCAGCGTGATCCGAAGGCCCGCTTCGTCCTGGCCATGGGGCACTTCCGGCAGCCACTGGGCTATTCGTGGCGGACGGTGGCGGCGCTCCCCGTGGTGGAGGAAGCGCGCTGCGTGGAGCGCCCCGCGGGTGACCAGGGCGACCCGAAGCCGGGAGACGAGGTCTTCCGCTACCGGCTGCAAGGCTATCAGATTGACCTGATGTTCCGGCCCATGACGCAGGCGCCGGAGCCTCGACTCCAACCCCAAGCAGGCGACGGCGTGTCGCCGCGGAGAGGTGTATGAAGTCCGTGCAGCGAGTCGTGTGGTCGGAGGGCATGTTCATGAGCCCCCACCACCTCCAGCAGCAGGACCTCTACCACGAGCAACTGCTGGATCAGCGGCTGGCCTCGCTCGAACCGTATCCCTGGGGCGTCGTGGCCCTGGAGTTCGACATGGAGGCGCTGCGCGCCGGCCAGGTGCAGCTGACCCACTTCACCGGCATCCTCCCCGACGGGCTGCCGGTCTCCTTCGAGTCCGGAGACGCGGAGGCGCCGCCCGCGAGGCCCGCGGATGGCTACTTCCCGCCCGCCCAGCGCACCCTGGACGTGTACCTGGGCGTGCCGCGCGAGCGCAGCGGCGTGGAGAGCTTTGGCAGCGGGGAGCGGCTGGGCAGCAGCCCGCGCTACACGCCCGCTTCCCGCCCCGTCAGTGATTTGACGGCCTCCACCTCCATCTCGCAGGTGGCCTTCGGTCAGCGCAACGTGAGGCTGCTGTTCGGCACCGAGCCGCGCGACGACTTCGAGTCCATCAAGCTGTGCGAGCTGTCCCGCGACCGCTCCGGCAACCTGACGCTGGTGGAGTCCTTCATCCCGCCGTGCCTGCGCATCGACGCGTCCCCGTTCATCATGAACGAGCTGCGGACGATGTTGCGGCTGCTGGTGTCCAAGCAGCGGCAGCTGTCCTCGCGGCGGCGGCACCGGGACGCCTCGGCGCTGGAGTTCACCGCGGGCGACGTGACGCTCTTCCTGGAGCTCAACGCGCTCAACGGCACCATCCCCTTCCTCCAGCACGCGCTGGACGCGGGCAACCTGCGGCCCAGGGACTTGTACCTGGCGCTGGCGCAGTGCGCGGGGCAATTGTGCACCTTCTCCGTCAGCGCGGACCCGTCCACGCTGCCCACCTTCCAGTTCACCAACCTGCGCGCCACCTTCGAGGAGCTGTTCCGCCGCCTCTCCGAGCTGATGCGCTCGGTGGCGCTTGAGCAGTGCCTGTCGGTGGACCTGACGGCGGGCGCAGACGGCATGTTCCGCGGCCGGCTGGAGGACGACCGGCTGGAGCGCTGCGGCCACTTCATCCTCGCGGTGCGCAGCGAGCTGCCAGAGCGGGTGGTGGCCGAGCAGCTTCCCAAGCTGTCGAAGGTGGCCGCCTGGGAGGACATCCGCGCGCTGGTGCAGGCCGCCGCGCCCGGCGTGCCGCTGGCGGTGACGTACCGGCCGCCGCCCGAAGTTCCCGTGCAGCCGGGCACCGTCTACTTCAGCCTCTCCATGAATGACGGCTACTGGAGGAACGTGATGCGGGACCGCAACCTCGCCATCTACCTCCCGCAGCCGTTCGACGCGAGCCGAACGACCGTGGAACTGCTCGCGGTTCCCACCGCCAATCGCTGACGCCCCGAGCCGCCCATGGACCGAGTCACCGAAGCCACGAAGGATTGTTTCGACGCCGCCATCCAGCTGCGCGGCTCCGAAGCCTCGGCGGTGCCCCCGCCCGAGACGCTGCACCACCGCCTGCGCGGCGTGGTGGACGAGACGCTGCGCCGCGCCGCCGTGCTGGGCTTCAGCCATCAGGATGCCCAGGACATGGCCTACGCGCTGGTGGCGCTCATCGACGAGGTCGTCCTGGGCCGCCCGGAGGAGTACCGACAGCTCTGGATGCCCCTCCAGCTCCACTACTTCAACGAGAACGTCGCCGGTGACGGCTTCTTCGCGCGCCTCAACACCGTGCGAAAGGACCCGCACCGGCATGAGGTGCTGCAGGTCTACTACCTGTGCATGCTCTTCGGCTTCCAGGGCCGCTACCGCATCCGCGGCGGCGAGCTGGAGCTGATGACGCTCATCGACACGGTGCAGAAGGACCTGGAGCGCGCACGGCCCTTCGACTTCGACGTGCTGTCGCCGCACGGGGACCGGCCCACCGAATCGCTGCTCTCCAAGCGCAAGAAGGCGTCGATGGTGGGCATCTCCGCCGGGGCCCTCGCGGTGGCCGTCCTGTTCTACGGCGTGCTGCAGTTCTTCCTCAACGACAAGGTCGGTGAGCTGAGAAGCCGCATCGAGGTCCACGCGGCCCGCAACACGGCGACGAGCGCCAGCCAGACCCAGGCAGCGGGGGGGGCGCAGTGATGGCGTACCTGCTACCGCTGTTGGGCATCGGCGCGCCGATGTTCGCCCTGATGACCTACCTGGGCTTCTCCATGCAGCAGGCGGCCATCATCGCCGCGCTCGCGGGCATGCTGGCCGCCGGCGTGGTGTGGCTGGTCAAGCGCATCCGCGCGCGCGCCGCGGCCAAGAAGCTGGAGGGCGCGCTGGCGGCGCAGGCGGATGAGCAGGCCACCACCGTGCGGCCGGACCTGCAGCCCGAAATCAAGGCCATGCAGTCGGAGTTCACCAAGGCGGTGGAGGCGCTCAAGGCCTCCAAGCTGGCGCGCGGTGGCAAGGACGCGCTGGCGGTGCTGCCCTGGTACCTCATCGTCGGTCCTCCGGGCGCCGGCAAGAGCACCGCGCTCCGCAACTCCGGGCTGAAGTTCCCCTACCTCTCCGCGCGCGGCGGCGTGCGCGGCGTGGGCGGCACGCGCAACTGCGACTGGTGGCTGACCAACGAGGCCGTGCTGCTGGACACGGCCGGCCGCTACACCAGCACCGAGGAGGACCGGCCGGAGTGGCTGGCCTTCCTGGACACGGTGGCGAAGCACCGCCCCAGCCGTCCCATCAACGGCCTCATCGT from Myxococcus xanthus encodes the following:
- the agmC gene encoding adventurous gliding motility protein AgmC, encoding MKGTGLKAALAAGVLLSAIVAVAGPDTFFLGLGSDGLTVPSAQNQPTEVQVNTYAPVIAITTTSEGRPQLMLGNRRQGNAASNFANDRLVMVLQTTGITPTEVPDEAFEQDTLELGNSAVGRWELGTITGFNSTTGALVLSQPLKYSYAPDATQVILVPQYTSVTVADGARIEALPWDGASGGVVAFLAQEGIQLNGTGVISAASAGFRGGVFTREEVEDDPAEGCDRTDDGAGDFRLGMKGEGLSTTRYTGAGALRGLRNFTHGGGGGVCKQSGGGGGGNAGMGGLGGRSMDGSRSMGGRGGTSLSYSPLDHLTFGGGGGSGQGHTATAPAPNGGRGGGIVFLRAASLSGGRVDASGASAAESSDSGGGGGAGGSISVRLTETCSTTAIVANGGNGGDVDSVQSGTVNAAGPGGGGGGGRVLLQAGASSTCPISVDSGVAGLTSDDGEAPVARGAMPPASSIRLPPYVGSVTFLVGGMPETIAAPELTIANALVKTSSPLVTGTGAPGAGLLIYRNRPGQASVQEFVVRTVIGANGTYAVNVPLQEGSNTLKAAVERQGLQGSYCTDLPVTVDTRPPDTRASTSLSFPTNADEITFTVEGDEAEGQRCDNAATLPCTLQCRLTRPSQPTPAFSPCTSVSSHDISAAGGTYRFEARAIDAATNEDPTPAVIEFVVDHDSPDVSIRSTNPAPPVSMSHLDIAAFGFDSNASDLDRFECRLGVAVPPEEDPEYGAWATCPANHVLSGLLHGHGYTLEVRAVDRAGNQSPEDTHPWTVDLVAPDTEFTAALPEVTSQNVPFAFGSDDTDVVRFECSLDSAPFATCTSPFTPVTPPADGTHTLQVRAVDEAGNVDPTPAMHTWVVDTDGPPATIRLGPPDPSNQATAGFDFDSTAADVVRFECQLAEVPATGSSTTGTWATCPASKLYSNLTHGSRYTLLVRAVDRADNPGTEDTHSWTVDLVAPDTEFTAALPEVTSQNVPFAFGSDDTDVVRFECSLDSAPFATCTSPFTPVTPPADGTHALQVRAVDEAGNVDPTPAMHTWVVDTDGPPATIRLGPPDPSNQATAGFDFDSTAADVVRFECQLAEVPATGSSTTGTWATCPASKLYSNLTHGSRYTLLVRAVDRAENRGTDVPHSWTVDLVAPDTEFTAALPEVTSQNVPFAFSSDDTDVVRFECSLDSAPFATCTSPFTPVTPPADGTHALQVRAVDEAGNVDPTPVMHMWVVDTAAPDTAISLTSPVPPRNPNNSRSAAFGFTSSATDVVRFECRLDTTEPESTTGTWQTCPSAHVINDLVNGTTYQLHVRAVDRAGNSDASPASHLWRVDVTPPNTVFTQAPAELTSDLVATFGFASPQDSDVDYYECSLDGDPFERCVSGVEFQVDDGVHKMLIRAVDTAGNVDDTPATHVWRVDSGPVITEIRARPPQLTNESVARFVFTSNKGHVAFRCKLDDQTEVDCGSITPDPEDRETEHPFNVSDGRHTLNVHAVDQDNGDRDETGASYTWSVDTVAPGPPLITEPITAYVNTTTPVIRGTAPEAGTVTVYLGALNVGQAATSGTLSWELSGLQLEERQYTLRATLTDPASNTGSLNASEPRVFTVDVTPPDTTITGAPPARGRERTVTFEFEHRQEVNFAGFQCSLNDEQYRDCTTPYEVMVPQDGTYLLSVRARDLAGNLDPTPATHTWLVDSKRPETSIINKPGLFDHSSRSVFLFGSDEEEVRYECSLNGAAFAPCDNPVTLPPLSQVAHTLQVRAVDSVENVDDSPESYTWTVDDTPPEVPSLSFPTPGALVETRTPQFRGTALGEASEVVIRVDGDERGRASVDGAGQWRFTLTGSLPDGEHSVSVYAVDLARNQSAASELVTFTLIPSTEIDSRGGGLSCSLGGSGQAPVASLGFVAFALLAARRRRQP
- a CDS encoding OmpA family protein; translated protein: MRRKELLHRGLALALALTSLSAGAQDASPLQRGFDLERLELNPGAEGSLLVGLGELLPKGHYRATVLAHYAHNPLLFVDTGRELAVVGNRATAHLAAAYAPLAWLQVGLQVPLVAFQGGDTLLMQERNIAAPASQALATPLVSGRFGLLRQEVHGGVDLAVELGVGLPLGSRDAFSRDGDSLRFSPKVMVGRHFGFIRAGAEVGYTRRPRLLLTEKEGDLEDEVGEELRVGLALATTGRRTRWEFNVRGMVPLTNQPASVELLPGGRYLVNSSLEVFGLVGIGVGSAPGTPLFRLMVGGSFGQVTPPRGPGESSVMCEMGLPPEVKVVECPDLDEDGDGVRNTDDKCPLVAGDVARSGCSAQDTDGDGIEDMLDGCPLEPGPAARQGCPTPDEDRDEVPDEIDSCPTDPGPADNRGCPIRDTDGDGIDNDKDECPSEPGPAERNGCPESDSDKDGVPNRVDSCANEPGDAKNLGCPLHVLPLVELRPDRLVVMGKVFFEPAQARVQSRSFEVLDWVAKVINEHPEIPSVVVGAHTDDRGFPDANRRLSQGRAESVRQYLITKGVEPGRLQSVGFGQDRPIDSNATSNGRENNRRVEFLLVVPEKEKTGTPRR